A single genomic interval of Spirosoma taeanense harbors:
- a CDS encoding capsule assembly Wzi family protein, whose product MNYKSRSAPRIAGYRAGLCLLACLNAAVGLAQSFRAPNAFSTEVGGFVSNSDVTPFWLRANQFGLVPNESPALTFRAGIYSGYDSTRRSTSRWRTSQYDFGYGINVVANSGSAITGNKLLLPEAYLKIRRGIWEVYVGRRRERFGLADSAISTGSYSWSGNALPVPKIQVAIPAFAPIGFTKGWVAIQGTYAHGLLDASGYIRNTMLHQKSFYVRLGRASEVVRLYGGFNHQVVWGGKAADPAGIPGVIPVGGKLPSSLIDYFYVVTGINSGRTDSTKYTYFDQTNRVGNHLGSIDLGFELDLVRHTIFAYRQSLFEDGSLASLINISDGLNGLRIRRNNPNALVRDILFELLNTTNQGGSVFIITEAKLRGKDNYFNHQQYRDGWAYRQHAIGTPFITPAISPDGAYPYGIFTLNNRVRVFHLGLAGSLPIRGSALTSPVAYQVKLSYSRNLGTYDVPYQPIRDQFSGYAGIMIPFSMLGGIQLTGNVAVDNGALYQNTFGAYISLRKIWSSRP is encoded by the coding sequence ATGAACTATAAGTCCCGAAGCGCCCCACGAATAGCCGGTTATCGTGCCGGACTGTGTTTGCTGGCGTGCCTGAACGCGGCTGTTGGACTGGCGCAAAGCTTTCGGGCTCCAAACGCATTCTCGACGGAAGTGGGTGGGTTTGTATCGAATTCTGACGTAACCCCGTTCTGGCTGCGTGCCAATCAGTTTGGTCTTGTTCCTAATGAGTCGCCTGCGCTCACATTCCGCGCGGGTATTTATTCCGGATACGATTCCACCCGCCGTTCTACGAGCCGCTGGCGTACTTCGCAGTATGATTTCGGATACGGTATAAACGTAGTGGCCAACTCCGGCAGCGCCATCACGGGCAACAAACTTCTGCTGCCCGAGGCATATCTGAAAATACGCCGGGGCATTTGGGAGGTCTATGTCGGCCGCCGACGCGAACGGTTTGGTCTGGCCGACTCGGCAATTTCAACGGGCTCGTATTCCTGGTCTGGAAATGCCCTGCCAGTTCCTAAAATTCAGGTGGCTATTCCGGCCTTTGCGCCGATTGGTTTCACGAAAGGCTGGGTAGCCATTCAGGGTACGTATGCGCATGGCCTTCTGGATGCATCTGGCTACATCCGCAATACCATGCTGCATCAGAAGTCGTTCTACGTGCGCCTGGGCCGGGCCAGTGAGGTAGTGCGCCTGTACGGCGGCTTTAACCACCAGGTCGTGTGGGGCGGGAAAGCCGCCGATCCGGCCGGGATTCCGGGGGTTATTCCCGTTGGTGGAAAACTGCCGTCCAGCCTGATTGATTACTTCTACGTGGTTACCGGCATCAACTCCGGACGAACAGACTCAACTAAGTATACGTATTTTGACCAGACCAACCGGGTCGGTAATCATCTGGGCTCTATTGACCTGGGATTTGAGCTTGATTTGGTCCGGCATACGATTTTTGCCTACCGTCAAAGCCTGTTTGAAGATGGTTCACTAGCCTCGCTGATTAATATATCGGACGGGCTAAATGGCTTGCGCATTCGTCGCAACAACCCCAATGCCCTAGTGCGGGATATCCTGTTCGAGTTACTAAACACGACCAATCAGGGCGGGTCGGTCTTTATAATCACCGAGGCCAAGCTGCGAGGAAAGGACAATTATTTTAACCACCAGCAATACCGCGACGGATGGGCCTATCGGCAGCACGCAATCGGAACCCCATTTATTACGCCCGCCATCAGTCCGGATGGGGCGTATCCATACGGTATTTTCACGTTAAACAACCGCGTACGGGTGTTCCATCTTGGACTGGCGGGCAGCCTGCCCATTCGGGGAAGCGCTTTGACAAGCCCGGTGGCCTATCAGGTTAAGCTCTCCTACAGTCGGAATTTAGGCACGTATGATGTTCCTTACCAGCCTATTCGGGACCAGTTCTCGGGGTATGCGGGTATTATGATTCCATTCTCAATGCTGGGAGGCATACAACTGACGGGGAACGTAGCAGTCGACAATGGAGCCCTGTACCAGAATACCTTTGGTGCCTATATAAGTCTTCGAAAAATATGGTCCTCTCGCCCCTGA
- a CDS encoding glycosyltransferase, whose translation MKIALVQDGLMCRAGGEQVALCFHKAYPDAPIYTQCYQPHLTFPEFQGCDIRTTWLQRFVRTDDTMKKLFFPLGVMAMQSHDLTEYDVVLMSGTHCAKYVKVNPRALVISYSFTPFRLAWNPESYAQYAESGWAVRKVFDMVLKRLRSIDFRAAQRPNHFVAMTDETADRLRESYQLNGKIEIINPPVNATNFYVSNKPKSYYLVVSRLEYYKKVDLVIEAFNQLGYPLIVVGKGLQADEIKAMASENVTFKSGLSAEELAELYANCRAFIFPQHEDYGITPLEANAAGRPVIAYGRGGVLATQIPVSDDPAQATALFFDEQTVESLVEAIRQFEPIQHRFDSAFIRQHAEQFDETHFIDQIREFVGRKYREHQAEPISVS comes from the coding sequence ATGAAAATAGCACTTGTACAGGATGGACTAATGTGCCGGGCGGGTGGCGAACAAGTCGCGCTTTGCTTCCACAAAGCATATCCAGACGCACCCATTTACACACAATGCTATCAACCACACCTGACGTTTCCGGAGTTTCAGGGCTGCGATATCCGAACAACCTGGCTGCAGCGTTTCGTCCGTACGGATGATACGATGAAGAAGCTGTTCTTCCCCCTGGGCGTGATGGCGATGCAGTCCCACGACCTGACGGAGTATGACGTAGTCCTGATGTCGGGAACGCATTGCGCCAAATACGTAAAGGTTAACCCTAGGGCACTGGTCATCAGCTATAGCTTCACCCCGTTCCGGCTGGCCTGGAACCCGGAATCCTATGCGCAGTATGCCGAGTCCGGGTGGGCGGTACGTAAAGTGTTTGATATGGTTCTGAAACGGCTGCGGTCCATTGACTTCAGGGCGGCTCAGCGCCCCAACCATTTTGTGGCTATGACCGATGAAACGGCCGATCGGCTTCGGGAATCGTATCAGCTCAACGGGAAGATTGAAATCATCAACCCGCCGGTTAATGCAACCAACTTTTATGTGTCCAATAAGCCAAAGTCATATTACCTAGTTGTATCCCGGCTGGAGTACTACAAAAAGGTAGATTTGGTGATCGAAGCGTTTAATCAGCTCGGTTATCCATTGATTGTTGTAGGTAAGGGCTTGCAGGCCGATGAAATTAAGGCGATGGCCAGCGAGAATGTAACCTTTAAAAGCGGGCTGTCGGCCGAAGAGTTGGCCGAGCTATACGCCAACTGCCGGGCGTTCATCTTTCCTCAACATGAAGATTATGGCATAACTCCTTTGGAAGCCAATGCCGCTGGCCGGCCCGTTATCGCTTATGGACGGGGCGGAGTACTGGCAACCCAGATTCCGGTTTCGGATGACCCCGCTCAGGCTACGGCTCTTTTCTTTGACGAGCAGACGGTTGAATCGCTGGTGGAGGCCATCCGGCAGTTTGAGCCGATTCAGCATCGATTTGATTCCGCCTTTATCCGGCAACATGCCGAACAGTTTGACGAAACGCATTTTATTGATCAGATTCGTGAATTCGTTGGCCGTAAATACCGTGAGCATCAGGCCGAGCCCATAAGCGTATCTTAA
- a CDS encoding T9SS type A sorting domain-containing protein, producing MRHLFLPSALFLLTTAVAVAQEYPVQQEVSRTLTGGSLTEEKAVEYLTGRNEVQAGAAAYYVAGKSVTLQPGFTAQAGSVFQASVEKVVSRPSENGGILTVSAYPNPFETVSEVQYVLPAASKVSHTLTDGQGKIIRQVDAGEVQAAGKYQTKVDGQDLPTGVYLYQVQTDRERKVIRLLKK from the coding sequence ATGAGACACCTTTTCCTGCCATCCGCCCTTTTCCTGTTAACCACCGCCGTGGCGGTTGCGCAGGAATATCCTGTTCAGCAGGAAGTGAGCCGTACCCTTACGGGTGGTTCGCTTACCGAAGAAAAAGCCGTTGAATACCTGACCGGCCGTAACGAAGTACAGGCAGGTGCCGCTGCCTACTACGTGGCTGGTAAGTCCGTAACGCTCCAGCCGGGTTTTACCGCTCAGGCGGGTTCTGTTTTTCAGGCTAGTGTCGAGAAAGTTGTTTCGCGGCCGAGCGAAAATGGCGGTATTCTGACCGTTTCGGCTTATCCGAATCCGTTTGAGACCGTATCTGAAGTGCAGTACGTCCTACCAGCGGCCAGCAAAGTATCGCATACACTGACAGATGGTCAGGGAAAAATAATCCGTCAGGTTGACGCTGGCGAAGTGCAGGCCGCGGGCAAATACCAGACGAAAGTTGATGGGCAGGATCTCCCAACAGGCGTTTATCTTTATCAGGTGCAGACTGACCGCGAGCGCAAAGTCATCCGGTTGCTGAAGAAGTAG
- a CDS encoding class I SAM-dependent methyltransferase: protein METTPTPPSTAMQYYDEKIDIYFNNVRRDLIAQLPKQPQQRILEVGSGGGDTLVAIKKEGLATEVVGVELFDMPGTNQQNPAIDQFFIRNIETDMPALPLNYFDVVLCGDVLEHLVDPWKTVRQLTAFLKSGGIIILSCPNIREISTWRKIFLQGDFGYTTSGILDKTHLRFFCRKNLEALGTTDELQPIRSMANYTLTPRRQSLRPFHFGLLDEFLAPQYMVISRKR from the coding sequence ATGGAGACTACGCCAACGCCCCCGTCAACGGCTATGCAGTATTATGACGAGAAGATAGATATCTACTTCAACAACGTCCGACGGGACCTGATTGCGCAGCTTCCAAAACAACCCCAGCAACGCATTCTGGAGGTCGGCTCGGGTGGTGGCGATACGCTGGTGGCCATAAAAAAAGAGGGCCTGGCTACCGAGGTAGTAGGCGTAGAGTTATTCGACATGCCGGGTACGAACCAGCAAAACCCGGCCATTGATCAGTTTTTTATCCGCAATATCGAAACGGATATGCCTGCGCTGCCGCTGAATTATTTCGATGTAGTGCTGTGCGGAGATGTGCTGGAGCACCTGGTTGATCCCTGGAAAACGGTCCGGCAACTAACTGCGTTTTTGAAGTCGGGAGGCATTATTATCCTTTCCTGCCCGAATATTCGCGAAATAAGCACCTGGCGTAAAATCTTTCTGCAGGGCGACTTTGGCTATACTACGAGTGGCATTCTGGATAAGACGCACCTGCGCTTTTTTTGCCGTAAGAATCTGGAAGCGTTGGGTACAACGGATGAGTTACAACCGATTCGCAGCATGGCTAATTACACGCTGACGCCCCGGCGCCAGTCGCTGCGGCCCTTTCACTTCGGGCTGTTAGATGAATTTCTGGCTCCGCAGTACATGGTAATCAGCCGGAAGCGTTAA
- a CDS encoding beta strand repeat-containing protein, whose product MKNQLYYGLGWGLLLLQINVRAQNTNTVLSTGTGSPGQNNVLIGVQAGNGSLTGSGNVAVGKSAGTQLTTGTNNTFVGFGTGTANTSGPNNVFVGTFAGNANTTGGQNTVVGVSAGTYNTTGFANAFFGTNAGQDNTTGSQNAFFGTYAGAANTTGRFNAFMGIESGVYNTTGSYNSFLGGYAGNRNTTGQYNTFVGQAAGTYNLTGNQNTFVGCFAGTNNLTSNNTFVGYSAGNGNTTGDGNTFIGWYSGWSNLTGTQNTFIGTSAGFKTTSSANTMIGNNAGYNNTTGDFNTFIGASAGFNNSTGSANFFLGVNSGRGNTSGTGNYFMGNNAGYYNTTGGFNLFIGSNAGNSNTTGQNNVALGFEAGTNNTTGSTNTMIGFRANVTSGGLTNAMAIGANATVAVSNAVVLGNGANVGIGNNAPTARLHVTSGTSGQSGLRLENLTSANGAGSTASKFLTVDGVGNVILANVNSGARQGDLADSFWRQNGQFLQNTSDGGVIIGQRVNKTPTGYRLFVEDGILTEKVKVAVKNTSEWSDYVFADAYPLKPLSEVEHYVKTNGHLPGIPSAEEVVKQGVDVGKMEAKLLEKIEELTLYVIQLKKENEAIRSEVARLKKGPQKPVKR is encoded by the coding sequence ATGAAAAATCAACTGTACTATGGGCTGGGCTGGGGCTTGCTACTGCTCCAGATTAACGTAAGGGCACAAAACACAAATACAGTACTTAGCACGGGCACAGGGTCGCCGGGGCAGAACAATGTGTTGATTGGGGTTCAGGCCGGAAATGGTTCATTAACCGGTTCGGGCAACGTGGCCGTTGGTAAAAGCGCTGGTACACAGCTGACAACCGGCACGAACAATACCTTTGTGGGCTTCGGAACAGGAACTGCTAATACATCCGGGCCTAACAATGTATTTGTCGGTACGTTTGCCGGGAATGCCAATACCACAGGGGGGCAGAACACTGTTGTCGGTGTATCGGCCGGAACCTATAATACAACCGGTTTTGCCAACGCCTTCTTCGGAACCAACGCGGGGCAGGATAATACGACCGGCTCGCAGAACGCGTTCTTCGGGACGTATGCCGGAGCGGCAAATACGACGGGCCGATTCAACGCATTCATGGGTATAGAGTCTGGCGTGTACAATACAACAGGCTCCTATAACAGTTTTCTGGGAGGCTACGCCGGCAATCGGAACACGACGGGTCAATACAATACGTTTGTCGGGCAGGCCGCCGGGACGTATAATCTGACGGGTAATCAAAATACGTTTGTAGGCTGCTTCGCCGGAACAAATAATCTCACGTCAAATAACACCTTTGTGGGTTATAGCGCTGGTAACGGCAACACGACTGGCGACGGTAATACATTCATCGGCTGGTACTCCGGCTGGAGTAATCTAACCGGCACACAGAATACATTCATTGGCACCAGTGCCGGATTTAAAACCACCTCATCGGCTAATACGATGATTGGCAACAACGCGGGCTATAACAACACAACCGGCGATTTTAATACCTTCATTGGCGCATCGGCAGGCTTTAATAACTCGACAGGTAGCGCCAATTTCTTTTTGGGTGTCAATAGCGGCCGGGGTAATACGAGTGGTACCGGTAATTACTTTATGGGCAACAACGCTGGCTATTACAACACGACAGGGGGCTTCAACCTGTTCATTGGCAGTAATGCCGGTAACAGCAATACAACGGGTCAGAACAACGTAGCGCTGGGTTTTGAAGCAGGCACAAATAATACGACGGGTTCAACCAATACCATGATCGGGTTTCGCGCTAACGTAACGTCCGGAGGGCTGACGAACGCAATGGCCATCGGAGCTAATGCTACGGTTGCCGTCAGCAATGCGGTGGTGCTGGGCAATGGCGCCAACGTTGGCATCGGCAATAATGCCCCCACGGCGCGGCTGCACGTAACCAGCGGCACGAGCGGGCAGTCGGGGCTGCGGCTGGAGAACCTGACCTCCGCTAATGGGGCCGGCAGTACGGCCAGCAAGTTTCTGACCGTGGATGGCGTAGGGAACGTTATTCTGGCGAATGTGAACTCGGGTGCCCGGCAGGGTGATCTAGCCGATTCGTTCTGGCGGCAGAACGGCCAGTTCCTTCAGAATACGTCCGATGGGGGAGTCATTATTGGACAGCGGGTAAATAAAACGCCCACCGGTTACCGGCTTTTCGTTGAAGATGGTATCCTGACCGAAAAAGTAAAAGTGGCCGTGAAGAACACCAGCGAATGGAGCGATTACGTCTTTGCCGATGCTTACCCGTTAAAACCATTGTCGGAGGTCGAACACTATGTTAAAACAAACGGTCACCTGCCGGGCATTCCTTCGGCCGAAGAAGTTGTTAAACAAGGGGTTGACGTAGGGAAAATGGAGGCTAAGCTGCTCGAAAAAATTGAAGAGCTGACGTTATACGTTATTCAGCTTAAAAAAGAGAATGAGGCAATACGCAGCGAAGTAGCAAGGCTTAAAAAAGGGCCTCAAAAGCCGGTTAAACGGTAA
- a CDS encoding glycosyltransferase family 4 protein — MIHNSGIGVYIRQYIRHILEADQYMITLLGRRTELDRHFGMFTNWQHIEADFPIYSVQEQLKLPFLVPECDIFWSPHYNIPLLPIRARKHLATIPDVFHLAFYHTLSAAQKVYAKVVANAAVRKPDLVTTISHYSKQEIVSLTGGRADKIKVIHLGIDQALFRPVTDLATRQRVREQYQLPDRFILFVGNVKPNKNLRSLVEAFSTLLTELPDVYLMIVGKKEGFITLDSSLFERIEADPALAERVRFTGYVETNDLPVLYSLATLFAFPSIYEGFGFPPLEAMACGCPVVASKVTSIPEICGDAVYYVDPLSPASIAEGLRAVATDEGLQKRLVEAGNHQYRQYNWQHSSNQFIETINELV, encoded by the coding sequence ATGATTCACAATTCCGGGATTGGGGTATACATCCGTCAGTATATCCGGCATATTCTTGAAGCGGATCAGTACATGATTACGCTGCTGGGACGTCGTACAGAGCTGGATCGCCACTTTGGGATGTTTACGAACTGGCAGCATATTGAAGCCGACTTTCCAATTTATTCGGTACAGGAACAGCTAAAGTTGCCCTTTCTGGTGCCGGAGTGCGATATCTTCTGGTCGCCCCATTATAACATTCCACTGCTTCCTATTCGGGCCCGCAAGCATCTGGCCACGATTCCCGACGTATTTCATCTGGCGTTCTACCATACGCTCAGCGCAGCGCAGAAAGTGTACGCCAAGGTTGTTGCCAATGCCGCCGTTCGAAAGCCGGATTTGGTGACAACCATTTCGCATTACTCGAAGCAGGAAATTGTGTCATTAACCGGAGGCAGGGCCGATAAAATCAAGGTGATCCATTTGGGGATTGATCAGGCGCTTTTCCGGCCGGTGACTGACCTGGCAACCCGGCAGCGGGTTCGGGAGCAGTATCAACTGCCAGACCGCTTTATCCTGTTTGTCGGAAACGTCAAACCAAATAAGAACCTGCGCAGTTTGGTAGAAGCCTTTTCGACGTTACTGACCGAGCTCCCCGATGTTTATTTGATGATTGTAGGCAAGAAGGAAGGTTTTATTACGCTGGACAGCAGTCTTTTTGAACGGATTGAGGCCGACCCGGCTTTGGCCGAACGGGTACGCTTCACGGGTTACGTCGAGACAAACGATTTACCGGTTCTGTACAGTCTGGCAACTCTTTTTGCCTTTCCGTCCATATACGAGGGGTTTGGTTTTCCTCCCCTCGAAGCCATGGCGTGCGGTTGTCCAGTGGTTGCGTCGAAGGTAACCAGCATTCCTGAGATTTGTGGCGACGCGGTTTATTACGTTGACCCTCTCAGCCCGGCTAGTATAGCCGAAGGGTTACGAGCCGTAGCAACGGATGAAGGATTGCAAAAGCGGCTCGTTGAGGCAGGTAACCACCAGTACCGTCAGTACAACTGGCAGCATTCGTCGAATCAATTTATTGAAACTATAAACGAACTGGTTTGA
- a CDS encoding beta strand repeat-containing protein, whose translation MNRKFTVFTWAMVLSLTGLTSRAQTNLLINGPASTTPGAANTFVGVNAGNTAVTGVNNTLVGNAAGQSVTGGNANSFFGQAAGTANTNGSQNSFFGVSAGNANQTGSFNTFMGVSAGASNTVGSYNAFVGYSAGNKNQTGSYNTFLGPWAGYNNTATSNNVIIGDSAGFNNAQNGNVFIGSKAGIRNTVGASNVFIGGQAGISNLDGNFNTFVGNQAGVRHTSGIENVMLGYWSGFNTTTGNSNTFLGTYTGYSNTTGTNNAFIGTSAGYSNTTGINNVAIGSQAGYRNTTGGSNTFIGNSAGTNNTTGTSNAFIGTQAGNNSTIGNNNAFIGNQAGYGNTSGSDNAFVGTQAGFNNSTGNQNAFIGSFAGLNNTSGNSNVSVGVNAGYSNTSGNNNAFVGNQAGFGNTTGSGNAFFGYQAGLNAQTGNNNTFIGNSAGYTNNAGDRNVMMGYQAGYLNTSGASNTFVGYQAGNRNTTGASNVVMGMNAGYFNQTGSNNITIGDSAGFNNTAAGNLIIGSKAGFNLTTGNQNTFVGFQAGYSTSSSANVFIGYLAGRRNTTGNFNTFLGVQAGFNNSTGSSNFMMGTNAGYGNSTGTANFFLGDNAGYSNSSGSFNVYLGANAGNGPSVNGDNNLAIGFDAGRNNNLGINNTFLGFRADAGANRLTNATAIGSNAKVLASNAIVLGDNSTNVGIGVGAPTTKLHIVSSTTGTSGLRLASITSATSTSVNASKFLTVDGTGNVILANVASGARQAAGAEAVESLWERKGNYLLSRQGEGLIIGSGVQKTPADYNLFVSKGILTEKVKVAVRNSSDWSDYVFGSGYALRPLGEVERYVKANKHLPGVPSAAEVVREGVDLARMDAKLLEKVEELTLYVIQLQKENQQMKHQIKRLNTKLKPRR comes from the coding sequence ATGAACAGAAAATTTACAGTATTCACCTGGGCAATGGTGTTGTCATTGACTGGATTAACCAGTCGTGCACAAACAAATTTACTCATCAATGGTCCAGCCTCAACTACGCCCGGAGCTGCCAACACGTTTGTGGGCGTGAATGCGGGTAACACGGCGGTTACCGGAGTGAATAACACGCTGGTGGGTAACGCGGCAGGTCAGTCGGTTACCGGAGGAAACGCTAACTCATTCTTCGGACAGGCGGCTGGTACCGCTAACACGAATGGTTCACAGAACAGTTTTTTCGGTGTATCGGCCGGAAACGCTAACCAGACGGGGAGCTTCAATACGTTCATGGGAGTTAGTGCCGGCGCCAGTAACACGGTTGGCAGCTATAATGCGTTTGTGGGCTATTCTGCCGGAAACAAAAATCAGACGGGTAGTTATAATACTTTCCTGGGGCCGTGGGCAGGCTACAATAACACTGCAACCAGTAATAACGTCATTATTGGCGACTCGGCCGGTTTCAATAATGCTCAGAACGGGAACGTCTTTATTGGATCCAAAGCCGGTATTCGAAATACGGTAGGAGCCAGCAACGTATTTATTGGTGGTCAGGCTGGTATTAGCAACCTGGACGGCAATTTTAACACCTTTGTTGGGAATCAGGCCGGTGTCCGGCACACGTCCGGCATTGAGAACGTAATGCTGGGCTACTGGTCTGGCTTTAACACCACTACCGGCAACAGCAATACCTTTCTGGGGACCTACACCGGGTATAGCAACACAACGGGAACCAACAACGCATTTATTGGCACATCTGCCGGGTATTCGAATACCACCGGCATCAATAACGTAGCGATTGGCAGCCAGGCGGGTTATCGGAATACAACCGGCGGTTCGAATACATTCATTGGTAACTCAGCCGGAACCAATAACACAACGGGAACAAGCAATGCCTTCATTGGCACGCAGGCCGGTAATAACAGCACAATCGGCAACAACAACGCGTTTATCGGCAATCAGGCAGGTTATGGAAATACATCCGGTTCAGACAATGCTTTTGTTGGTACGCAGGCCGGTTTTAACAACTCTACTGGCAATCAGAACGCCTTTATCGGTTCGTTCGCTGGCTTAAACAATACATCGGGTAACAGCAACGTATCGGTTGGCGTCAATGCCGGCTACTCAAACACAAGTGGTAACAACAATGCCTTTGTTGGGAATCAGGCCGGGTTCGGCAACACGACCGGCAGTGGCAATGCGTTCTTCGGCTATCAGGCAGGTTTGAACGCACAGACCGGCAACAACAACACCTTTATCGGCAATTCGGCAGGATACACGAATAATGCGGGCGATCGGAACGTCATGATGGGCTACCAGGCCGGTTATCTGAACACGTCTGGTGCCAGTAATACCTTTGTTGGCTACCAGGCTGGTAACCGGAATACGACCGGAGCCAGCAACGTTGTGATGGGAATGAACGCCGGGTACTTTAATCAGACCGGTTCCAACAACATCACCATTGGTGATAGTGCCGGGTTTAACAACACGGCTGCCGGCAACCTGATTATTGGCTCGAAAGCCGGGTTTAACCTGACAACGGGTAATCAGAACACCTTTGTTGGGTTTCAGGCCGGATACAGCACGTCCAGCTCAGCGAACGTATTCATCGGTTATCTGGCTGGCCGGCGAAATACGACGGGTAATTTCAATACGTTTCTGGGTGTGCAGGCTGGGTTTAACAACAGTACGGGCTCCAGTAACTTCATGATGGGGACGAACGCGGGTTATGGCAACTCGACGGGAACGGCTAACTTCTTCCTGGGCGATAACGCCGGATACTCCAACTCAAGCGGGAGCTTCAACGTGTATCTGGGCGCTAATGCCGGTAACGGTCCCAGCGTCAATGGAGATAACAACCTGGCGATTGGTTTTGATGCCGGCCGGAATAACAACCTGGGCATTAACAACACGTTCTTAGGGTTCCGGGCGGACGCGGGTGCCAACCGCCTGACGAATGCCACTGCTATCGGCTCCAACGCGAAAGTTCTGGCCAGTAACGCCATTGTGCTCGGCGACAATAGCACCAATGTAGGCATCGGTGTGGGCGCTCCGACAACGAAACTTCATATCGTGAGCAGCACAACCGGCACAAGTGGATTGCGGCTTGCCAGTATAACCTCGGCCACCAGCACCTCAGTGAACGCCAGCAAGTTCCTGACCGTCGACGGAACCGGAAACGTTATCCTGGCCAATGTCGCTTCAGGGGCGCGGCAGGCCGCGGGCGCTGAAGCGGTGGAGTCGCTCTGGGAACGCAAAGGCAACTACCTGCTCAGCCGTCAGGGTGAGGGGCTCATCATCGGCTCGGGCGTGCAGAAGACGCCGGCCGACTACAACCTGTTTGTCTCCAAGGGCATTCTGACTGAGAAGGTCAAGGTGGCCGTACGCAACAGCTCGGACTGGAGCGACTATGTGTTTGGGTCGGGCTATGCGCTTCGTCCGCTGGGGGAGGTGGAGCGGTACGTGAAGGCCAACAAGCATCTGCCGGGTGTGCCCTCGGCCGCGGAGGTGGTTAGGGAGGGGGTTGATCTGGCCCGCATGGATGCCAAGCTGCTGGAGAAGGTCGAAGAGCTCACGCTTTACGTAATCCAACTACAGAAAGAGAATCAGCAAATGAAGCACCAGATCAAGCGGCTGAACACTAAGTTGAAACCCCGTCGCTAG